The following are encoded together in the Trueperaceae bacterium genome:
- a CDS encoding cytochrome c: MSRLSMFALVVLVLSLPVTGLAQESASTDENSNSAGGIYTEDQAKRGQQAYFQSCASCHGIRLNGGMGPALTGDPFMSRWGPKRVQELFDFVQENMPLGLAGTLSDQAYADIVAFILSNNGHPAGSTELTAESEALGSTRVDPDAE, translated from the coding sequence ATGTCCAGGCTCTCAATGTTCGCTCTCGTGGTACTGGTGCTCTCGCTGCCGGTCACCGGCTTGGCGCAGGAAAGCGCCAGCACCGACGAAAACTCGAATTCGGCAGGCGGCATCTACACTGAGGATCAGGCCAAGCGAGGTCAGCAGGCCTACTTCCAGAGTTGCGCTTCGTGTCACGGCATACGACTCAACGGGGGGATGGGACCAGCGCTCACTGGGGATCCGTTCATGTCGCGTTGGGGCCCCAAAAGGGTGCAGGAACTGTTCGATTTCGTCCAAGAGAACATGCCTCTTGGCCTCGCCGGAACTTTGAGCGACCAGGCCTACGCCGATATCGTTGCGTTCATCCTGTCCAACAATGGGCATCCTGCGGGGAGCACTGAACTGACGGCCGAATCTGAAGCGCTGGGCAGTACGAGGGTCGATCCCGACGCCGAGTGA